The genomic window TATTTAATGCATAATTCTGGTTAAATatcaaaatttaataaataaaaatgatgaTTACGATTAAggttgcaacagggttgggttgggccgggctttatagaaccctagcccaaccctaagtccccttagctgggcctaggcccgacccaatcctgactcaaggccagaaacCCGTccttagggtcgggtcgggtcgggctaaccctgattggccctgatcatggggaggggaaggaaatgcatggactGGAATGGGTcggggagaacattatcaattttacgtaaaataacactgtaataaaatttattatttattgtcttcatatataatatattatatagtaAAATGTGGGTGATGTTCAacgtttataatatatatattatatcactatatattttatagtatgacttaaaatagggtcgggCCAAGCCGAACcaggcttagcccaaggcctcaaccctagctcgacccgaccctgactcatgGGCGGAAATTTCTATCCCTGATTCACCCTCAGGcccaaatatctcagcctaggccctgttcgggctcaggacaGGCCATGGCTGGTTCGGcccgatagggccaaacttacacccctaattaCAATTATAAATTTTTGACAAATCTAGGCTGTAGGATAATATAATATGGGTCATATGACTTAAAATTCCATCGTTGTTTTTGTTCCCCCAACCCTCGCTACCTCCTTTCACCTATTGCCCCTACAACCCTCTTAACCCGATAACCTccattcattttccacctcccacAGGTCCTGTTATTGTAACCTGCAATCCCACCCTTGTGAAAACCTCCCCCCTTCCTTCCCAACAACCTTCAACCCCGCACTTCTCGGACCCTTGAGGCCCTCCTCTTCCTGCAGCCTTGTGGGGTGTTGGAAACGGTACAGATATCTGCATTTTGTGCGACCCCTGAATTTCCTCCCTTTTAGACTGTAAGGTGTTTTCCACTAAGTCGCCTCTTTGTTCTCTTGATTGGTCTCTAACTTGCTTGTAGGGGACTCAATATGTGATGTTTCAAAGTTGCAGTCTCTTTTTTCCACCTTTGGAAGTGGAGGCCATCCTTAGGATCCCTTTGAGCTCTGAGGGAGAACAGGACTCTCTTTGTTGGGGGCCCCATACTAAAGGTACCTTTTCTGTAAAGTCAGCTTACTGGTTGGGATCCCAGCTTATCCTAGTTATCCAAGAGCTGCTCAATATCCAAGGTTGCATGGAAGGTAATTTGGTCTTCAAAAGCTCCCCCAAAAGTTTTGCACTTTATTTGGAAGAAAACTATGGATCGTTCCTCCACGGAGTCTGAATAAAAGGCCCTAGCTGACGCTTCTGCAAAACTCATATGGCTTGAATCCTAGTTCAAAGAACTTGTTTTCCTTTACGTGGGCTCCCTAtcctatggtgtgacaatattgacGCTACATATTTATTTACCAATCCCGCTTTTCATGCCCATATGAAACATGTTGAGATAAATTTTAACTTTGTTAGTGATCGGATTGCCAAACGCCAGCTTTCTATGTAGTTTATCTCAACCATCGATCAACAATCCGATGTTCTAACCAAGGTGCTACCTACTGCTCGTTTTTAGTTTATGCATTACAAGTTGAAGATTCCTGCTTTGACTACTCCCCTTGATGGGGTGTATTGACCAATATGGAGTCTCCTCTCACAATGAAACTCTATATTCATCTCCTATATGGAGTTTAtgttattatcacatgtagaCTTCTATTCCGATTCAACTTCCATTGTAATGGTTTCCTACTACAATAATCTCTACCATTGTAGATCGAGAATGTTTAAGGCAATAGAAATATTTCTTGAATCTACACCAAGGATTTGAGAATGAAATGTTTATCAAACAACGTTTTTTTAGAATCTAGAGCACACTCTTGATCTAGAGTTCCAAAGAATGCATAGAAAACACAACTTTAGAATGCTAGAGAAAAGATTGTTTTAAATCAATAAAATCagtttcaatttttaaataaaaaagaaaaaggaggagaaaatgTTGCTTTCGATCGAGTGTTGAGGGCTCATGTATTTTTTGTCACAAGCATGAAAGATAGGGTAGATATGTTCCTCTTCTCAAACACCATTGTGTCATATTTTGTTGATACTCATTACATGTATAAGATTATCTTGATATTTTTCTTAGGAGGTACAGATTCTTCTACATATAAGATGTACTATGGCAAATCCAATCCACAACTCATCACACACCAAATTTGCTCGGTTAACCCAATCCTCTATGACCCATCATGGGTTGGCCAAACTTTTCTCATTAATTTATCAATGAAATTCCTTTTAGCAAGCAAATCAAGAATTCCTAAAGTTCAAATCATAGTGATCACCATGTATTGTACTATtctctctttaatttttctatagTAGTAGATGTCCATATTACAAATTCTTTCTCTGTagataacaaaaaagaaaactagaatctaaaaagagaaaataatgagATCAACTATGAACTATGAAAGATGTAGAAGTTGAAACTTGGGAACTCATAACCTCTCAATCTTTTCAGACTTGACCAATGGATTAGCCTTAGCAATAGCTTCTTGACCCACAACCTTGTAGTTGAAGGTACAATTATGCATCTCAGGGTACCTGTGCTTTGAGCAGAAAGTACTTCCACACCTACAGTTGAACCCTAGCAACCCTACTTTCTTACTGCAACTCATACACTTATTATTCTTCATCACCACCACCGGAGATGATTCATTAATGGCACCGGCAAGGACTGTGGGATTAGAAATCTCAACAGGACTTCCAGAAGACGATGAGGGGAGAAGTGATAGTTGTTGTGGGTGTTTCTGCTGCAGTTGCACAGTTTTTGAAGTTGTTATTGCAGAGGAGGAGGGTTTGGCTTGTTGGAGACAGAAATCCCTATAGCACTTGGAACAGAGGTTAAGGGTTGCTGGACTGCCAAAGAAACCACATCCGTTTGCACAGCGAGAAGGGTTTTCAGGTGCTTTCCATCCCATCTCTTCGTTTATTCTCCCTTCAgaacccatcttcttcttcttcttctcttcttctcttctcttctcttctcgttGATTAAGCAATGGAAGAACCAGGAAATAGCAGATTAGTTTtatggagggggaggggggtgttACGTATATAtaaagtagagagagagagagagagagagagagagagagagaaatttaatTCATATTCTTATACGGATTTGGAAATCCATTAACATCGAAAATTAGTAAGTCCATCTATTGACACTAGTACACTACTACCATTGAGTTTGTCCTTCCAAAAGTAGATGAAACGTAAGAAGAATAGTTTtgcaggggtattttggtcagaCAAAGACTTTGTGTGTAAAGTTGGCAAGTTTCTAAAATCAACTTTGGTGGGCCCGGTTACGgattatcaaatttatttctttatttacttTAACGGTGGTGGGATGGAGATGCCACGTCATTGTGGATAGGtgcagatattttttttttttatggaagatAGGTGCAGatttttataaatagaagaaaggaCTTGTAGAAGGCAAGATTaggggatctttatcacctccagttggctgCCCCCACCAGttctccagttcctctaataaaggagggctgaaatgacctctctacccatgcccaaacactctgcccgggtgggatccaccatccccctattagaggaactgggaaactgggccgatcagcaaactggaggtgataattttcccagATTAGGTCTGGGCTAAAATTTGTGTGTATTCTCTCTTATTTAATGCCTAATTCTGGTTAactatcaaaattttaaata from Telopea speciosissima isolate NSW1024214 ecotype Mountain lineage unplaced genomic scaffold, Tspe_v1 Tspe_v1.0661, whole genome shotgun sequence includes these protein-coding regions:
- the LOC122648265 gene encoding zinc finger A20 and AN1 domain-containing stress-associated protein 7-like produces the protein MGWKAPENPSRCANGCGFFGSPATLNLCSKCYRDFCLQQAKPSSSAITTSKTVQLQQKHPQQLSLLPSSSSGSPVEISNPTVLAGAINESSPVVVMKNNKCMSCSKKVGLLGFNCRCGSTFCSKHRYPEMHNCTFNYKVVGQEAIAKANPLVKSEKIERL